Genomic window (Cygnus olor isolate bCygOlo1 chromosome 18, bCygOlo1.pri.v2, whole genome shotgun sequence):
GGCCCCaggccccccccggggctccgcTTCGAGCGGGCGCCCTTCCACCGCCCCGGCGCGCCGCGGAGCCGGGCTGCACGCGGCCGGGGAGCCCCTGCGCCGACCGACCCGTAGCGCCGGGAACGGGGTCACGTGGCGGCGCTAGGAcccgggcggccccgctccggcAGGGGAGGGGCGAGCAGACACGTCCTGCCTCGCCGAAGCGCTCCGCAGCCGGCGGGGCGCAGACGGGCTGGGACGGGTCAGCGCGGGCGCGCGGGGTGAGCGGGCAGCGGTCCGGCGCGCGCAGGGCATCCCCACGCCGAGGCGCGGGACGTGACTCAGGTACTGAGGTGGAGCCGCCGCGCGCGATGCTGCCGACCGCTCGGGCGCCAGGGGCCGGGCGCCGCGGGCAGCGCGGGGAGCGCGGGGGTCCGAGCCGGGCGAGCCCGCTCCGGAGCGTCGGGCGGGAGGCGGGCGCGCCTCCGCCTGGTGCCACTCGGGCCGCGGGACGCGCTCGGCGTGGCCGAAGCTTTGTGCGAGCGCGGCGCGGGCGGCGCCGCTGCATCCCTCGCCCCGCGGCTGCGCGGGGGCCCGCTGGGGCGGTGGGCACGGCGCGCTCTGCCCCCGCTCCGCCGGGCTCCTCGCGCGGGACCGGggggccccgcggcggggcgccGGCTCCCGCTCCCGGTTCTCCCCGGCGCGAGGGGAGCTGTTCTCAATCGCTGATGCACGTACtttaattcaatttatttatcATAACTCATGCCTAGGTACAAACCATCTTGACGGGCCCCTGTCTGACACAGTAGCGCACTACTTGTGGCTTATCTGCTTATATGCCAGCCATTTTAATCAAACATCCATTTCCAAAGACTGCTGTAATTCCCGCTCCCTACAAAAGCATTATCGTATTTGCCAATGCCTTCCCTGACCTCCTGTCCTCCCCAATAGGCCCCACCATGATTTTCATTCTCCCATTTTGGTCTTCTTTGTTTTATCGGTTTTCTGGCTGTGCTGCATTTGCTTCTCTTAAGGGCTTGCCAGCTTTCACTATTCTCCTATCTCACTCCAAACTCCTGGGATAAACGAGTAATTCAGTGCTGTTTATAGTTGCTGGTGGTGTTCTATACCAACGTTATAATCAATCTCCTGTTCCCACTTAGCCTCAAaccatttcagtgtttcttcagTGCTACAGCTACACTAACACACACCATGACTTACTAGCAGACTAGAATGACACAGTAGATTCCCGCTGCAGGTTTATCTGTACAAAAGAATGGTGATCAGTGTCCATTATATTATCAGGGTAAACTGTTCTGCAGGGGAAGTTgagtttgcttgtttgtttgtttttataatgaaCATGTTagaactgttttctttacattatCTGGGGAAAATCAGATTATAttatagccttttttttttccttaatgagcATGTTACCAGCAAGTACCCCTAGCTTATGGTGgtctaaaagcaaaaaaaagtcatggATCTGCATAATAACTTGAAAGACGAATTCTTATTGTGACTTTCTTcttaccaagaaaaaaacatctctttttaatctcaagataaatattttccttaattaCAAATACAACTTGTAACGAACAGTTCAGTCTTCTTGGGTACCACCTTTGAGACAAATACACTAGTTCCCTAACAACAGCATCATTGACCTCAGTAATTATTGTCTCTATATCAAATGTTCAGTTTCTGAGAATTGggcttatttttctgaaaccaatgttgtttgtttatttgtttgtttttataccACACTTATTACCATAAGTACAAATTCGTTTCTGTCAGCATCACAGAGGGACCTTGAGACCAGACGACATGTCCTTTCTGTGTGCACAGAAGCAACGACAAACATGACTTAGGTTGTATTTGAATTATCCAGTTGCTTTCAGTatgctttcaaaaaaagaagttaCAGTATTAAATTTCATTCTTCATGTATCATGAGAATTAATTTCAGCCCTGCAGTTGTGGTGCTTTTGCAATTTGGTTTTCCAGTTGTTTACTGTAGAGAAATTACTTTgtgtagaaacaaaaactgataAGGATAGATAAATACTAATTAAGGATTCAGTCCCGTCACCAGCAGTACCTACATGCTTATTTTTGTGGAATACCATGGGACTGGTCTGATATGTAAGGTGCTCACATGCATGTGCATTGTATCTCAAGCTGGGCTAGCAAATGTAGCTGAATGTATTGGGAAAAGATCAGCTGGCCCATAGGTATCCTATTACACAATCACTTTTGATAGTGCAGCTGCGTAACATGGTATCATACATCGATATATGTGACTTCACACTTCATTCACAATATAAGTCACCTTAATATCTTTGTAATTTCCCTTGAGTTATACTTCTAACTGAACCACAACAGGTGTACTGTAGTAACAGATTCTTTTACCTTTTAAACTGCTGAGTGCCACACCTTAACAAACTTCCACTCCCTCAGAAATAAATGTTGCAAAACAATACAAGACTTCACCCTATGACATCCTAAACTAAACGGTTTACCAACTGCTTTATCCAAAAAGCACTTAAATCTACCATCCAAGACAGCGTGTTTCCAAGCACGTTTCCACTGTTTCTAGCAGTGCTGGTGGCAGTGTTCTGCGCTGGTAAGGAAGCCGTATTGCTGCCACTCAATCTGCTGTTtgtgtgcttcttttttttttctttttttttttttttcctgcgcAGAAGCATTTAGAGTAAGGCAAGTCAAAGACCTTTCCGTGTGAATTACGAGCAGTAGCAAAAAAGTGCTATTTCCCAACAGAGGCAGAGTCCAGTATAGAGGGGCCGTGGCTGCCCCCCGTGTGTGcggaggggctgggagcacgATGGTGGCAGGCGCTGTGCACTGGggcaggcacagagctgcacagcctGAAGCTGAGAAGACGCCTGCGGGGCACTCCCCTCCCCGCTGCTGTGGACACACTCTCTAGAGAGGTGGCTGCGAGGCTCAGCGCCCAATCACCTAACCAAGCGTTTTCAGAGCATTCATAGAGTCGAGTAACAGCATTAATGTTTGGGGCTGTGGCAATGTCTTTACAGGGGACAATCCCTCAGACTGTGCTTTGCTTGCTTTGGTGGATTTGAATTGCCACTGTTGTGACAATGGGAACTCAGGAATGTAAGCCCCCAGGCTctacactgaaatgaaagttgAGCAGTAGTAGCAAAGGGATTAAGGAGGCAAGGCTGAATGTGGAGACCTTCAAATCCTGGTACCGGCCTGAAGCCAGTGATGGCAGGAACAAAGCCCATCTTGTGGGTGCCTCATGAGCCACTGGTGGAGCACTGCTCATGCACTGGGGCCAGTAGCTCTGCACTCCCAGGTGTGCCCCAGATGCTGAAGGAGGAAGCCAGAGGCAGTGATGTTTTGCAGCGGCCGGAGCAGGGCTCCGGCCGGCACCAGCTCTGCTCAATGCCCAGACAGTGCTGTCTGGCCAATGGCAGTTGGGACGCAGGGCAACACATTGCCCTCACAACACCCTATAAAGAGAGAATCATTATTGCTTTCATTCCATGGATAAGAAACTAAACAAGGATCTCTACCTTGCTCAGCCTGGACTGCCTTTTGTGATTGTACATCTCTCAACCTAGTGGGGTTCTAGTCTGAACTGTGATTCCTACGTGGAagttcatgttttctctttgatcatcattatttatttctatcCAGCCTTGAATTCCTAGGCTAGATTTCTAGCAAATCTGTCCTAGTTAAATACATTCTGGAGAAGTTCTCAAGCTACATGGGTCAGCCTACAGACTCACAAATGTCCTTCTCACCCATACTGCTGACGATAAAGTACCGTGTAAAGTTGGTTAAACGCTAATATTAGATTCTTGCCATTTctatctgctgctttttataaTACAAATGTCTTTCTATATATGCACTACATGCATTGTCACACCAAACCCACCCCTGATCATGCTACCTACAATCACCTCAGATTTCCTTCAGAGACTGTATTAGTTCCCATGGCAACAGcatgaaaacacacatttaacTACACTTGCTCCCTTTGTTTCACACATTACCAAAGGAAGAACccatttatcatagaatcatagaatgcatagggttggaagggaccttaaagatcatcaaattTCAActcccctgccacgggcagggacatcttccacCTGACCAGGTTGCTtaaaccccatccaacctgttcttaaatacttccagggatggggcatccacagcttttctgggcaattCCATTCCATTTATGATGGAAGGAATCTGGAATAAATACTGGCAATTCTATCATGTCTGTTTGTGTAGATACTAACACTCATCTGCAGACAGCTAAATGTGATCCTTTGCCTCTAAACAGGGCTGAactagcaaaaacaaaaagaaaagcaatcttTTGCAGTAGTTACGTAGTAGCCTCAAGACGTGGAAGGCTTTGGCAATATCCCCATACCAAGCACTGGAAGcaaaattataagaaaaaaattgtgcaaATCAACCATGAGCCCACCTCCTCCGGTGCTGGCCCTAGTTTGCACAACCTTACAGAGGAACCTCACTGCTACTTCCTTTATAGTTCTTCAGGAAGTAAATACAGTCAAGCCTAGTAAGCCACTCTGCAACATGAAGGGAACAGGATGAAGTGAATTTCCTGCTCTGTATTTAGAGATGTGGTTTGTTTAGCTAAGGTTAGTGGTCTTTTAATTCTGATATGTTAACATGAGCTATGCATGGATTAAACTAGAAGACCAAGACTGATGTATGAGTGTGTACAAGGTGGCATCTGAGGGTCTGGTATGTTGTTTTATGGTGATTCTTAGCCCTACATGCTAGtagatacaaagaaaagaagagtaAATGGATGTTACCGTTTCCCATAGccttatttttatgaaatgctgGGAGTAGTGCATGTTCCCCCATGTCTGTAAGTCTGGCCTTTTCAccataacagaaaataaaaccgTCTTAGAGCTTGTTTGTCTTGCGGCAGGCAAAGCTGGTAAGTCATGTAGGCCAGCTGGAACAAAATACTTCGCTTACCGCGTGACCTGCTCTGCTAGGCGCGGAAGAGCACGCGAACGGCCGGTGAGGAGCGTATTTCTACCTGTCCCGAGCGAACCGGGCTCCGCGGGCTGCGAGCACTGCACGGACGCCCCGCGTCAACCCTGCCCGCACCTTCCCGCCGCGCAGCAGGGAAGGCGCGCTGCAGGGCGGAGCGCCGTCCCCGGGTGGCGCGGTCGGCTGCGTCTGCTGCAATTACGGGAGGCGCCCCGCCCGCACGCCCGCCCAGTCACGTCCTTCACGTCTCAGTGCGGCGGCCTCCGGCGCGCGCGCTGCCGTGGAGGCTCGCGACGCCGCACGTCGCAGCGGCGGGGTCACGCGGGGTCGCGGCGACCGGTCCCGCCCCGCGGGCGCCGCCCTGTGCCACGGCCGGCGGTCCGCGGCCGGGGGTGGGGACTCAGCCGGGGAAGCGCCACGGCAGGCCCGGCCCGACCTCCGCGGCGCCAGGGAGGAAGCGGCTCCGCGCGTTCCCTGCTCGGAGGCTGGTAGCCTAGCGGAGCCAGAGTGGGAAGGAGCCGGGCCTTCCTCCGGGCCGGGTTTGCGGTGTGCCGGCTGCCGAGTTAGCTTCCTGCTCCCCTGGAGAAACTCCGAGAAGCTTTGGCAATTCTTTTCTGGAAGGAACAAGCGTGCTGCCGAATAGCTTTTGAGGGTGATTTGGCTCAAAAGTCACCTGCCACTGAGATTGTGTGGATGTACTTTACTCTCTGGGTCACATAATTCCTAGCGCATAACAATCGTTAGGCAGACCTGTGTTTCTCAAAGCAGAAGCATTGTTTGGTGATGAACATCCTCTCTGATGTGCAACCATGCTTGCATCCCTCTTTTAGGTAGTACTATAGAGGAACATTGAGCCAACAGGAGTATTAATTGCCCTTTAAAGAAATTGCCGCATTTTATTCACAcaagattttatatataatttttctgaagtttcacTTTACGAGTCAAGTCTTCTGTAATAAGGATATCTTACAGAAACTTAATTGATGTGATACCTAATATCTCTCTGCTGTCTTCACTTAACGGTAACActccttctgccttttcagtattttcttttccccttttaaagCTTTGTGGCATTTCTGTGTAGTACATAAAATTCTCACaagaaaaatttttatttattaaggaGCTCGTGGCTACAAATAGAAGGTGTAAAAGATAAgattcagtaaataaaatattagaaaattaaattgataCTGTAATAACAACAGTAGAAAGCATTGCATCAGGCACACAGTAAAATCGAACATTGCTGAAGTTACTAACTCCAATCTTCCACAAAAACTGCCCATGCTGATTTTCATTGCACTTCAGCTTAGGTGCTTATATCATGTGTGGAAACTAATAGCTCATGAAAATTTCCAAGAGATGTCCATCTTTTCAAGATACCTGTGCATCAAGGCTGTATTGTTGACCTCAGAAAATCCATTTGTCCAGTGTTACACAAAACACTTGTGATGCACTGGGATTTTGCATCCGGGTCTTCTAAGTGAATAGTCCAAGAGTTTCATGTAAAAGGTCTTGTGACAAAGATTCCAGACTTTAATGCAGTAGTTACATATTTATGAAAGTTGAATACATCACTGAATTGCTGTAAtggctgtgttttttctgtgaaatggtgGTTCAGTTGAAACACAGGTTTGATTTTGGGAGAGCTGTGAAGGGATGTTCATTAAAAATTCTACTGTCtcatttttgtgtcattttttgTAGATTTGTAAGCCTTAACAAGGAATAGTTAAAAAGCACTGCATCTTCaagatttctgtttaaaatagtCTAATATCTTGTTTGTAACTTTAATTGTAGTGCAGGTTCTGCCTATTTGGGGTAGATAATTGCCCCAATGTCTGTAAACtaattgtttcttgtttcttagGGAACACTCTTGAGCTTTGTCATGGGAGCTGTAGTAGCTGATGATGGTCCATCTGGTGTTAAAGCCCCTgatggaggctggggctgggctgtcCTTTTTGGCTGTTTTATCATCACAGGATTCTCCTATGCCTTTCCTAAGGCAGTTagtgttttcttcaaagaactTATCCGTGAATTTGGTATTGGATATAGTGACACTGCATGGATTTCCTCCATTTTGTTGGCCATGCTTTATGGAACAGGTAGGTAGTTCTCTGGTTTTGAACCACTGTTGCATCATACAATGTTTGTAAATCATATGGAGATTCACAGTGTGAATCATGATGGTGTGTCATTACTTATGTACAAGTAAGGCATTCAAAGAATTATTGTTAAGCacataaattcagaaattatttaggCACATACAGCTTccatataaaattaaatctctgtAACTTCGTAACTAAAGACTCCATAACTAAAGatgatggaaaaggaaaattgcatgacattgtaaatgaaaaagttGAAGTATTTGACTCTAGAGAAAAGCACAACCTTCTGGATTGGCCTCACAGTGTCGGCaaagtaaggaaagaaatgtgaactGACATGAAATCAATTGCAAAAATTGGCTTATCTTAACAACTGTAACTTGGTCTTCTTGCCTAGGTCCACTCTGTAGTGTATGTGTCAATCGCTTTGGCTGTCGCCCTGTCATGCTGGTGGGTGGCCTTTTTGCATCAATGGGAATGGTGATAGCCTCCTTCTGCACAAGCATCGTTCAGATCTACCTAACTGCAGGTGTGATTACTGGTAAGTAATGTGCATGATTGAAAATGACTTAGCTAATGTGTTTGCTTTAGGCTGAAGTTTCATATAAATGACAAATATCTAAACTATTGGGATCATCTACATGGGCTTTTATAAAGACAGCAGataaatttggattttttttaattattattttttaatgaatattatCTTTTCTGGTATGTTTAACAGCCACTGCTGTTATCAGTGAAGTGAAACCATAGAGTATAATAATAGAGGTGAAATTCTCTTACAAATGTTACCTGAGAATTCTTTTGTCCAGTTGAAGAAAAACCTATCTTACACTATGAATCAGATACcatgcaattaatttttttaaagcaatattgGAGGgcagtattgatttttttttgtacattctATTACAGGTTTGGGTCTGGCACTCAACTTTCAGCCTTCACTCATCATGTTAAACCGTTACTTTGATAAACGCCGGCCCTTAGCCAATGGGCTGtctgctgctgggagcccagTGTTTCTTTGTGCCCTTTCACCATTGGGGCAGATACTTCAACATGAGTATGGTTGGAGAGGAGGATTCCTTATACTGGGTGGGATGCTGCTCAACTGTTGTGTGTGTGGAGCACTAATGAGACCTTTGGAGCCACCCAAAAAGCCTGACGCTACCAAAGAACCtgctgagaagaaagcaaagaaaaaacttctGGATTTCAGTGTATTTAAAGATGGTGGCTTTGTAATCTACACGCTAGCAGCATCTATCATGGTGCTTGGACTCTTTGTTCCCCCAGTTTTTGTTGTGAGTTATGCCAAGGATTTAGGGTATCAGGACAccaaagcagcatttcttctgACTATTCTGGGATTCATTGATATTTTTGCTCGGCCTATTTGTGGAATGGTAGCTGGTCTCAAGTGGGTTAGACCACGCTGTGTCTACCTCTTCAGTTTTGCTATGATTTTTAATGGCTTTACAGATCTCATGGGTTCTATGTCTGTTGATTATAGTGGCCTGGTggtcttttgcattttctttggcaTTTCTTATGGAATGGTAGGTGCTCTTCAATTTGAAGTTCTCATGGCTATTGTTGGTACCCAGAAGTTTTCCAGTGCTATTGGTTTAGTGCTCCTGGCAGAAGCTATGGCTGTTCTAATTGGCCCACCGTCAGCAGGTAAATATTCGATTCCAGCATTCAAAATCATTTGTGTTGCATCTATTTATACAAATTGTatgataaaggagaaaaaagacagtATGAGGCACTCAAGAAGTGCATATTTTTACTCATGCTTGCACATGCTTACACaactttctgcagctgcaatCAGAAACACTCCAAAACAGAGCAGGATGATCCTTCTTGGATCTATTTCAGGATTGGTTGAATTGCCATCTGGAGATGctgctctttcttccctctAAGCATGAACTGGACCTCTTATTAGATGGCATTGTATGAGATGAGTTTCACACAGAGTGAATAAATTTGATGAAGTTCAGACCTCTTTGGATTTGGAATTCAGAGTGTGAAACCTGTCAATTTTTGTTGGAAAGTACTAGGATAGATTCTGTATAACCATGGTAGatttgaaggaggaaaagcttcagaagataaataagaggaaaaaaacttacaaggaaaaaaacctcaGGAAGGTACACTGACTGCTTCTGCTGCACGTCTCACAACCCAAGAATAAGGGAAcattgcaaaatattattttactatAATTTTAATCCAAAATCACAAATTCATTATCAAAGTACATAAATTTAACAGACACTGCACTGCAAATAACAACAGTTCACTGTTGTAGAATGTTTACTGTTTACACCAGACACTGAAAAACCACCTATTGTCTTTGTTGTGACAGAATCCTTCATGGAAAAAACAGTACTGTACTTTGCTTCCTCTGATCTTCAGGTTTAAAGGGAAACTTTCTTCAcatcctttctcctcttctttcacCTTCACCCAGTCTAAAGCATCAGAAGCAGTCAGTTACCCCAGGCTGCCTATTAAATAAGACTTGCATTTTAGCAGGCCATTTTACTCCACAGACATTTGCACTGCCTGCGTAGAAAGGAAGTTGGGAGAGGAAGCTGACCATACAGATTCTGGCCATGGATTTTGATCTGAAATACGTGATACTTGTCTCATCTCTTGCATATGAAGACTatgctggttttatttcagctgaattgCATGATATTGTGTGTGcgagaaatattttgttatgaGCTTGTTAAAGTGCTATTTCAAAAACTTGGTTATAGTTATGGTACTTCTAGACAGGAgacatttgaatatttaaaatgcagacaaaaattCTTTGCAAGATAATCACTTTTGTCATTTACCTGGAATATTgtctttttcaggaaaactcTTGGATGTAACACAGAGgtacatgtttgtttttattattgctggAATTGAAGTTACCACCTCAGCACTTGTATTGGCCTTGGgaaatttcttctgcattaagaaaaaatcagaagaacCACAtacaaaagaagcagcagcagaaagagaggAACTAAACAAATCTGAAGACAAAACTCCTGAAGATGCCAAGGTGGACTCTATTGAAGTGGAACAGTTTCTAAAAGATGAGCCTGAAAAAAATGGCGAAGTTGTAACTAACCCAGAAACCTGTGTGTGAGTGTGGCAGAAAACTGACAAAGTCTTTAGAAGAGAGTCAAAAATTTTCAACgctatttattttagaaatagaacTAGTTTATAGGGCTGGGCCATCTGCTTTATTAACTGGAGGACAGTCAGCTGATGAAGTCTCTCTGAAAGCTGATTTATTAGACAAACTGTTATCAGAAAATTAGCTTTATCGGTAAAAGGTGAAACAGTGTGGTTATACTTTTTATGTAAActaaaaagcttttataaacACAAGTAGAATCTTGCTATGCATCACCAGAAACTGTTCACTTGTAAGAGATGTAGGAagaatatatctttaaaaaagtgGCACTATATGTATGCTTTCAGACAATATGGATGAAATTGCTGTGTTGTGCAGCTAAATGTAACTTCCCTTGCTGTGTtctttgtgaaggaaaaagagtTTGAGATGGAGAAAAATCTCAGGAACTTAAACGGTCTCCGTTAGGTCTTtgaatttcttacttttttaGATTTTCAGATTAATTGGCTCAGCCCTAATATAATTTTGATATGTTACTTTGATTTATTCCAACGTATTTCTATGAGTTTTGTCTAAACACGTAACCTTTGTAATTATCATCTGGAAACACTGTACACAGAAAGGCACATTGCTGAATACTGTCTTCAGCAGATTACACAAGTGATATTCCTAGgtaatgctgaaagaaaaataaaatgagcagaTTCAATACCAACAGACAATAAGCAAAGTTAACCTCCATTCACATACAGTTTTCAGTGCAGTTTCCCtgtaacatttgaaaatattacaagTAATATCCAGAAGATGGAAATTAGGTTTTCTAGAATCTTCTGAAAGAGTATCCATTTTgtatataaaagaaacattttaa
Coding sequences:
- the SLC16A3 gene encoding monocarboxylate transporter 4 yields the protein MGAVVADDGPSGVKAPDGGWGWAVLFGCFIITGFSYAFPKAVSVFFKELIREFGIGYSDTAWISSILLAMLYGTGPLCSVCVNRFGCRPVMLVGGLFASMGMVIASFCTSIVQIYLTAGVITGLGLALNFQPSLIMLNRYFDKRRPLANGLSAAGSPVFLCALSPLGQILQHEYGWRGGFLILGGMLLNCCVCGALMRPLEPPKKPDATKEPAEKKAKKKLLDFSVFKDGGFVIYTLAASIMVLGLFVPPVFVVSYAKDLGYQDTKAAFLLTILGFIDIFARPICGMVAGLKWVRPRCVYLFSFAMIFNGFTDLMGSMSVDYSGLVVFCIFFGISYGMVGALQFEVLMAIVGTQKFSSAIGLVLLAEAMAVLIGPPSAGKLLDVTQRYMFVFIIAGIEVTTSALVLALGNFFCIKKKSEEPHTKEAAAEREELNKSEDKTPEDAKVDSIEVEQFLKDEPEKNGEVVTNPETCV